The window CAGGTCTGTATAAAGGCCTCTAAAAATAACAAGGGATATGAGCGAGCCACAATTCGACCATAACAAAGCAAAAAGCCTGCTCATTACAGCGGTTTCTCTCACCATTTCCTTGCTGAGTTATCCAAGTTTGACAAAAGCACTCAAAATTACTTCATGCATCACTTCACTTTCTATTTCTCCTGTTGCTTGGCATATGATTAAAGTTGACATGTGACATTACAAATTGATCTACGGCAATACAGAATTTTCTTTCAAACCAGGGGAGCTAGCATTGAGAGAGATTAATTTGACTAAGAATATGAATTTGTTTAGTATATCTCATGAAATCATTACATCTCGGATGATCATCAAAATAATGAGACGTGgcaaaaagaaaattattttagcACAGTTGGTACCTGTGAGGAAGATGTTCTCCCCGGCCAACTTCTCAAAATGTTAGTTGGGCAAAGAGAACATAAAGGAATTTTTGCTTTACTAGCTACTAAGGTTTAGTAAATTTTAGCTGGAACTCGTTCTCTCTTAGGTTTTTCTAAAGCAGCCATTGTATAACATCCAAGTATTAATTTAGATTATCACATTGTTCACATACAGATATTATGTATCACAAAATTGTGCACAAACCGCAATTCCACCGACACATTCTAGCAATATCAAGCCACGAGAACAAAATTAGGGTGGTTTATGTAGCCAGAACTGCCAACATGGAATTTTAGTCTTAACCCagttaagagcaaaagagctctCTCAGGATGTTCTTTGCCATACTCTCCTCTTGCCTGATTTGTTTTGTCATCCTCTCCACATTTCTGGTCCTATTCACTGCTTTTctctcaaatttttttttccccaaacacatTTACATAGAAGAACATAGTACAAatatagtagggctgtcaattaatcgcagttaactcgtgatgaattgtgattaatattttaaatcaagattaatttgagttaatcgcagttttaatctcactgttaaacaatagaataccaattgaaatttgttaaatattttggatgttttctacattttcaaatatattgatttcaattacaacactgaatacaaagtgtacaatgctcactttatattattcattacaaatatttgcacagtaaaaatgataaagaaatagtattttacaattcacctcatacaagtactgtagtgcaatgtctttatcatgaaagtgcaacttacaaatacaCTTTTTTgtgtgttacataactgtactcaaaaacaaaacaatgtaaaactttagagcctacaagtccactcagtcctatttcttgtccagccaatcactaagacaaacaagtttgtttacacttacgggagataatgctgcctgcttcttatttacaatgtcacctgacagtgagaacaggtgttcgcacagcacttttgtagccagcattgcaaggtatttatgtgccagatatgctaaacattaggACGCCCCTTCATGCATTGgcctccattccagaggacatgcttccatgctgatgacactcgttaaaaaaataatgtattaattaaatgagactgaactccttggggaagaattgtaggtctcctgcatatatttcatgttatggcagtctcagatgatgacctaaCACATGTTGttggttttaagaacactttcactgcagatttgaaaaaaaagcaaagaaggtaccaatgtgaaatttctaaagatagctacagcactcaacgcGAGGTTTAAGCATCTGAAacgccttccaaaatctgatcgggattgggtgtggagcatgctttcagaagtcttaaaagaacactccgatgcggaaactacagaacccaaaccaccaaaaaagaagatcaaccttctgctggtggcatctgactcagatgatgaaaatgaacatgcactgTTCTGCACTGTTTTGgctcattatcgagcagaacccatcagcatggacgcaagtcttctggaatggtggttaagcatgaagggacatatgaatctttagagcatctagcacataaatatcttgcgacaccagctacaaccaTGCCATgttgaacacctgttctcactttcaggtgacactgtaaacaagaagcgggcaggcttatctcctgcaaatgtaaacaaacttgtttgtcttggtcattggctgaacaagaagtaggactgagtggacttataggctctaaagttttacatggttttatttttgcaatggagttactttttgtacataattctacatttttaaattcaactttcatgataatgagattaacctaatacaagtactgtagtgcaattgaaaagtactattttgttttttacagtggaaatatttgtaatcaaaaaataaatataaagggaacactgtacactttgtattttgtgttatactgatttcaattacatttGAAAGTGTAGACTACATCCAAAAACATGTTATTCTATTCTTGTTTAacattgcgattaattttttaaatcgcctGACAGCCCTAAAATATAGCAATTATTGCTGTCTAGCACTGGATATAGTGAAAATGTAAAAACTACATTTTTAACATAGCTATTACAGGTTTCCATATACTTCATAAGAAGGCATTACAAACTTCTAAATCCACACTATCTCCAAAACAAATTTACACTAGATTGTAgactctgcagggcagggaccttATCCTTTCATTTGTCTGAAATACCTAGCAGGTTTTTGGTTGCTGAACAAAACAAAGCTTATAATAAAATGTGGAAATGATTTTGTTAGTTTGCTCCAATCCAGTACAATTATGTAAGAATACAGTTTTGAACTGAGATTCATAGAAGACTTCCAGAGTTCCATCACTGAACCACAGATCTTCTGTGCCTTTCAATTAGTACTTGGGATCGGAGCATAAATTAGAAAATTAATCAGCCAATTTGCTTTATCTGGCCACTAGAAAGTCTGATTAATTTACAGgataaaataaaatctgctttAGTTAAGGCAAAGTGGAATGACAGTTATGTGGAAGAAGTacaggactggaagtcaggagaaaCAGGTTCtaattctggctctgccacagattttttAAGAGACTCTGGACATATCACCTAGCCTCTGTCTTTAAGTTTCTCCCATCTCTAGAATAGAATACCATTATTTatctcacaggtgtgttgtgaggtttacattcattaacatttttaaagcattcaGAGATGCTGGAATAAAAGGCATGAAATAAGTGCAAAGCAGTAGCTTTAGATGGCTCAGAAGCATTCCAAGTACTGAACACGAATTCTCAGATAACGACTTCAGGAATTCTACCACCATTTGTTGAAAATCTTTGAATGCCCATATCTTCAATTTGGAAGATCATTTTTCTTTTACTCCAACCAGAAATTAAGTACAAAATGTATTAGCAGACAAACTTTTATTTGCACCTAAAAAATCAAAAGTTACTGTCTTCACACACCATGTTATGGGTGAATTTGTTTCCTGGTAGATAATAGTTGCTCAGACCAGATTCCCAAAAGATGAAAAACTAAAGATGTGAACCTCACCTTAAGCATTACCAAATAGTCGTCATGTCGCTGGATTTGAAGAAGGTTAGCCAAAGCCATCACTCCAGCCTTAAAGTCAGGATTATTCACTGCAAGATAAATACTGTCATTATATTTGGTTCTAAAATGCAGGTCAGATTTCTAGCTCTGCATGTATCAGACTGATCACAAATTTGAATAAGGGGTTCACAGTAACTTGCATGAGTAATCCCACAAGACTACATAGGTGAGTAAGGGATTCACAATCTGGCAATATGTTTGTTTAACCTACATTTCATTTTATAAAGCAAGCAAACCCTGAGAACTGCTGAGCAATTAAAGTGAAGCTgtattctgaaaactgattatataaaaatggCAATAAAGTGTAATTAGCATTATTTTCAACCCAGTATGCATGTTAAATACATGGAAATGTCTTAAGAAGCAGAAGGCCAGTCCGGAACAGCAGGGACCAGAGACAGTCAGAATGCATTGTGCTCTTGGGCGATCAGCaccagctcccagggctgggtgtcttgctcccctccaggagccAGCACAGGGACCGTGGCCAGgcacatcccctcccccacagacacGGGCCCCTTGCCTGGGGAGCAGCCACTGCCCCGGCCCCCCGGAATACCCCTTGCCCCCCCCGGGGACTCCACCGGGCCCCTGGACATCATCCATACTCCTATTGTACGGGCAACTGCCAAAGTCCCACAAGGTACCGAGGGAGACTGGGTCATGTGATGGGGAGGCTGATGTCGCCATGGACACCTCCCGGTCACATGACAGGTTCTCCCCACCACCATAACACTCCCGGATCATGTGATggtgtcctccccccccccccccattgccatgacagtgtgcaggagggggtgttgACGGGGTAGCAACTAGGGACGTAAAATATTAGTAAACAGATATAATTTTAACAGATTCAAagggtaattttaaaaatatttacatcccaataatgaatataaatcagaagttaagaATTTTAGGACAAacgaagcaaagggacacaaggagaaatctatgggcAGCAGAGTTAGAGAGAATAAGAGGGAGTTTTTTAAACATACAAGGAACAAAAAGAACCCTAACAATGGTACTGGtacattactagatggaaatggtagaatcatcataataatgcagaaaaggcagaagtgttccaTCAAATTGTCTTttctatgggggagggggagagagatgaTAAAATCTCATCCTATGGTGATAACCACTTTTTCCATTCTGCTAGTATCTCCAGAGCAAGATAAACAGAAGCAActaaagtaaaacattttaaaatcagaaggtCCAGGTAAGTTGCATCCAAGAATTttcaaagagctggctgaggagtacACTGGACCAGTTACAGAAAACTGGAGGAAAGCTAATCttttgccaatttttaaaaaggctcaatggcatgatccaggtaattataggtaaggctaagattacgtcacggaggtcgcagaagtcacggaatccatgacttccagagacctccgagACACTGGGgcaccacagctgcccagctgctgtggggaggaCCAGGCAGCTTCCCAGCAGCTGCCACAGGCAGGGGTGAAGGGGGAGCCGGAAGCTGCCCAGCCCTGTAGGGCAGTGAGGgatccctcccagccccatgggcagcagagggaccccagagctccccaggTGCTACCGGCGGTGtggacccctgcagctcccagcccccacaggcAGCGCCCCGCCCCACAGCTCCTAGTTACCAAGAGCAGTGggggacacccccccacacacaactccCAGCTACTGGCCAGTGGTGGGAGGCCGCAGCTCTCAGCCGCTGCATGCAGCGGGGCCAGGTGCTggaccctcctctctccccattttgtcagggatgtttttagtaaaagtcagggacaggtcacagcttctgtgactttttgtttattgcccatgacctgtccatggcttttactaaaaatatccatgacaaaatcagaGCCTTAATTTTAGGCCTGTCAGCTTGACATCGATCCTGGGACTCAAATACTTAAAGGAGGGTaaagtaattaatgcaaatcaacatgtttttagAAAATAGATCCTATCGAACTAACCTGATATTTTTCAttaaattacaagtttggttgataaaggtggTGTTGACATAACAtccttagacttctgtaagtcatttgacttggtaccacatgacattttgattaaaaaaatagaactaAATAAAATTAACGTAGCTCgtataaaatggattaaaaactggctaactgataggtctcaaaatgtaactgtaaaatcATCATCAACcgggtatgtttccagtgggatcccacaagaatcagttcttggccctatgctatttaagcTTTTTATGAATAATCTGAAAGCAAACATGAAATcatcactgatcaagtttgcagacaacGCAGAGATTGgggaaatggtaaataatgaagaggacagggatctggatcacttggtaaagtgTGTTTACCAGTTTGCTTCTGGGAATGTCACATGGGACTGCGTTAAAAGCATTAATAAAAATCAAGACATAGCATGTTGATTGCTCTCCCCCATCCACTAgtccagtaaccctgtcaaagaaggaaattagattggtttggcatgatttgttcttgacattcatgttggctattacttatcaacTTATTATCcactaggtgcttacaaattggtcACTTAATAATTTGCTCCAATATCTTTCTAGGGATCAAAATTATAGtgtaattacccaggtcatctttTTACAGATACGTACTattgtttgcccttctccagtcctctgggacatAACCCATCCTCCTTGAGTTCTCAAAGAGAACACTAATCATTCCGacattgcttcagctagttccttaagtacttaCGGTGcacttcatcaggccctgccgacTACACTACATCTAGACTAGACTAGACTATTATTTAGAATATtctctttccccccgccccccttcttcTGGCTTGCGTTCCTTCCTCctcatgcccaaataaaactCTAGGTATTTTGCTCTACAGGAAAAAGATTCTCCCACCAAAACAAGCTCTTCATCAATCCAATTCAAAAAGACTGAAATTAATATGGAGTAGCTATTTTGGAGCAAAACACTAGCACTCGTCTCTCCTTCAGTATAAATGCAGAATCTTGGGAAATAAAGCTTTCAAAACGAACATCAAAAGACATAGCATGCCCTGAGATAGGTATTTTCAGTACAGGATTAGAATATCGGAACCCACAAATTTCAAAAACTCAGAAGATGATTTTCTCAATCTATCTGGTATCCAAAATGCTAAAATATTGACTTTCAGGTTCTCGCTTAAAATATACATAGAGGTTGTAGATTTAAGTGGAACAGATTGAAGGAAGATGTAACAACAAAAACGTTTTTCTAGAGATCAAAAAGATAAAGTTACTGCATACTTACCATCCAAGTTTATCAGTGGCTCTGCATTTTTTGCTGCATTATCAGTATTTTTAGCACCGTCAGGCGTGGAGTCCTTATACTTATCAGCTgccaaaataaaaacagttttgcTTCATGAATGTAAAATTCAAGTGAGAGCTAATAATTAGTTAAAAATTAATAGAGCTCAAAAGCATAGAAAAAAGCATTATTAATGCACATTGTTAGCTGCAGTTGGGCCAGCTGCATTTTCACCACACGGTGGAAGACTGGCAGCCAAATCAGTTTGTAGAGGTTTCAGTTGTTTCCCCACTACTGAAACGCCAGAAGAGTAAGATTCTAATAAACCTTACTCAAGTAGGAGTTGTTACTACTGCCTACGTACTAGCTCAAAGGAACAATTCAATTGATTCTTGTAGAGTTAAGAACTACTATAAAAAAAGGTTGTCAACTAGCTTTCCAAGCTAGAGCCGCTTCAATATTAATGAAGGTGACATTCAGTAATCACTCTAGATGGGACCATTAGTCACACATTTCAGTTGACCCTGATCCTTGGACATTGGATGGATGAGTATGACACTTTACTATACAACTGACACCATTCCTATTAGATAACATGATAGGAATATTGCCATTTGCTTtcatattggggaaaaaaattaagtatATCTTGCTAAGAACATGTGACTTGTTATTTCTGAAGATCAAAGATATGCTGAAGACAGACAAAGATGTCTTTTCTGCACCTCCGTGCCTCACATTGATCCCATAGTGAAGTCAACTCTGTGTATTACTTCAATCCTTCCTCTGCCAACAAACTAGGAAACCAATTTTGAGTTTGCTGTTAAAAATCAACCCAGAGAAGTTGCTCTGGAAAGGAGAAAAAACTCTTATTTTGaatgttacaaaataaaaataggaaTTCATAAAAACGCTGAAAGTAAATTACACCTTTTTAATAAACAAACTTTCTGTGTgttctccttgcctcagtttgAAAAATCCtgtaaaatattaacaaaaatcaTTCAAAACCATTTCCCTACCACCTTTAAGTAAAGGtatttaaaaaatcaaccatACCATTATCTCCATACTCAAGCCTAACAGCTAACCCAAGAAGCCAATCAATTGTTTCCTGTCGTTCTTGTATCTTGAAGGGACAGTTAACATCTTTCAGATACTGtagaagagaaaaaaagggaaaacacaTCCATCATCATGGCTGGTTGGGAGAGAACATATCCACGAACGAGTCAACAGGGCAGAACTGCTTTGATAAATAAGCATTATGGACAATCACCTCTTCTATCAAGCTCTGTATTGTCAGAAGGCTAGTATTAATGAATGATGTCATCCTGAAATTCGTTATATTCCCACTGTGGTTCCTCTGAGGCATTTCAGTGCTTCCCATGCCACAATTCATCCATGTCTCTCATCttagtacagtaaaagcttttttatccGGCTTGTTGGGGGAATGTCGATGAGTGAGTGAAAAATgccggttaactaagagggagtgagtttgggtgtgggagggggcacggggctgggtcacgggagggggtatgggctctgggagggagctcgaGGCAgcagcttggggtgtgggaggggttttggggtgctggatTGGAGGGGGGGCACTCATCTCAAGAAGCTCCCTGCAAGCGGCAACCTGTCccggctgctcctaggcagaggtgcaggaagtggctctgcgtgctgccctcacCCCGCCTTGATCActagctccgcagctcccattgcctgggaaccgcagccaatggcaGCTGAGGGGGTGGTGCGTGCAGGTAGAGGCAGCATACAGCTGCCGcctaggagcagctgggacaggtcgcggcttgtggggagctgcctgaggtgagtgccctacccacAGATCCcaaaacccctcccacaccccaagccccctcctgcacccaaactccctccagagcctacaccccacaccccctcctggaccccaacccccagccccgcaccctctcccacactagGAGCAGCTTCCAGAGAGCCACACGGAGCCAGCCTTGCTGGCCCCAAGCCAACTGGACTATACACTGGACTTtctatgaagattagaaatgccggtttatagagctttccagttggtatagggccggataacacagcttttactggaATCATATCTGCTTCTGAGCTAGTGAATAATTGATGTTTTCCTTATAATATTATACACAAGAGATTTAAGACACTCTAAAACATTCtaattaaatttatattttatgcCATCACCCTGACCCGCCACATTTCTTCCAACAACACAAGCAGGGAAAGCAAAGGACAGGTCAGAAAAACTGAAGAACTACACCTCCAGTGCTTTAGGGCTCAATTCTACAAAGTCCTGAGCACTTTAGCCTCATCCCTCAAGACACTGaagcatgcaagtagtcccactgaaataaatgtgcTGAAAGACTAACGGCTTTGCAGCATCAGATCCAGagagtgttcagcaccttgcaggattgtgcCTTCAGACAGAAAGGAATGTGGATGTCACACACAGACAGTGAGGAGAGTGTCAAAGTGTTCATGCACAGCAGGTCTGCCACAAATAGATGGCTGTCTACCATGCTTTCTGCACACAGTGGACAATCATCCATCAGAAGTAGCAACAGATGGAGTTGGCTACAGTAGACCTTTATATGCTGCTAAAACTAGGATTATCTGATCCTAGTCAGTTTCCACCTTGGTGTATAGTTTCATTTAGAGAAAAACTGACTATTTTTAGTCCCTTTCCTTCTGCATCAAAGGCAGAAATACCTTATCCAGTAAGGAAAGAGGTAAAGATACCAAATATTGCAAAAACTGATAGTGTTTAGATTAAAGTGGAAATTATGTACAACAAATTAAAGCGTTCAATCACCCCTGCATTTTGGTTTCTGTAAGATATTTAGATTTCTAGCAAATTTCGAATTCatcatttttcccctttcatacATATTTGTTGTATGCAGTGCTGTTATAGCCAccttggccccaggatattagacagtaTGGTTGAGGGAATATCTtagattggaccaacttctgttggtctcTTCTTCAGCTTTGTGTAAGCACAAAAACTTGTGTCACACACCAacaaaaattggtccaataaaaaaaatattccctcacccaccttttctctcaaatatatttgttgtaACATATAAATTGAGTAAAAAGAGAAATGGTTTATCACCAAAAACTACCACCACACATAGGCTATAATGTGTTCTACTATTTCAGGTACAAAGttaccttttcaaaggctttagGCCATTCATCATTGTGTATGTTTCTTAGATTTCCTCGGTCTTCAATCTTGTAGTGTCTGATTTTCTGGTCTTCGAGCCAGACAATAAAGTTTCTAAATTCTGTTTCATCTAAAGccagaaataaaaataagctaAGAAATAAATCAGAATAAAGTAATGTTTTCTTAGAAACAGAAGTCAATGAGGGAAGAAGCAGGCCCTTAAATTCTGATCCACTGCATGGAGGTAATTTAAATACCTGTGTCCCCAgccaattaattttctttttaaattctattGTCCAGTGATTCCAATAATACACCTTAATTTATAATCTTTCACCATGTGGTCTCTTGGT of the Eretmochelys imbricata isolate rEreImb1 chromosome 6, rEreImb1.hap1, whole genome shotgun sequence genome contains:
- the RTRAF gene encoding RNA transcription, translation and transport factor protein, which gives rise to MFRRKLTALDYHNPAGFNCRDETEFRNFIVWLEDQKIRHYKIEDRGNLRNIHNDEWPKAFEKYLKDVNCPFKIQERQETIDWLLGLAVRLEYGDNADKYKDSTPDGAKNTDNAAKNAEPLINLDVNNPDFKAGVMALANLLQIQRHDDYLVMLKAIRILVQERLTQDAIGKANQSKEGLPVALEKHILGFDTGDAVLNEAAQILRLLHIEELRELQTKINEAIVAVQAIIADPKTDHRLGKVGR